The following are encoded in a window of Lagenorhynchus albirostris chromosome 3, mLagAlb1.1, whole genome shotgun sequence genomic DNA:
- the FCHSD1 gene encoding F-BAR and double SH3 domains protein 1 isoform X3 produces MDSRLSLGRGRMVFGAWRCLLDATMAGGQARLQASDRYRDLAGGTGRSAKEQVLRKGAENLQRAQAEVLQSVRELSRSRKLYGQRERVWALAQEKAADVQARLNRSDHGLFHTRTSLQKLSTKLSVQSAQYSQQLRAARNEYLLNLVATNAHLDHYYQEELPAVLKALVSELLEHLRDPLTSLSRMELEAAEVALEHAHRGGQATSQVSWEQDLELFLQEPGVFSPTTAQQFQPAGNDQVCVLELERGAGGVAGESGLEKEVQRWTSRAARDYKIQNHGQRVLQRLEQRRQQASEREAPGIEQRLQEVRESIRRAQVSQVKGAARLALLQGAGLDVQHWLKPAMTQAQVEVEQERRLSEARLSQRDLSPTAEDAELSDFEECEETGELFEEPAPPALATRPLPCPVHVVFGYQAGHEDELTITEGEWLEVIEEGDADEWVKARNQHGEVGFVPERYLNFPDLSFPESSHDSDNPSGAEPTAFLACALYSYTGQSAEELSFPEGALIRLLPRTQDGVDDGFWRGEFGGHVGVFPSLLVEELLGPPGPSELSDPEQILPSPSPPSFSPPAPTSALDGSPAPVLPGDQDLDCPGPLDVVAPRLRPMRPPPPPPAKAPDPGHPDPLT; encoded by the exons ATGGACAGCAG ACTTTCTCTGGGGAGAGGCAGGATGGTGTTTGGTGCCTGGCGCTGCCTGCTGGATGCCACCATGGCTGGGGGCCAAGCCCGGCTCCAGGCATCTGACCGATACCGTGACCTGGCAGGAGGCACAGGGCGGAGCGCTAAGGAGCAGGTGCTTAGGAAG GGAGCAGAGAACCTCCAGAGGGCGCAGGCCGAGGTGCTGCAGTCTGTCCGGGAGCTGAGCCGAAGTCGAAAGCTGTATGGGCAGCGTGAACGGGTGTGGGCCTTGGCACAGGAGAAGGCGGCTGATGTCCAGGCCAG GCTTAACCGAAGTGACCATGGCCTCTTCCACACTCGGACCAGTCTCCAGAAACTCAGCACCAAG CTGTCTGTCCAGTCGGCCCAGTACTCCCAGCAGCTGAGAGCGGCCCGCAATGAGTACCTGCTCAACTTGGTGGCCACCAATGCCCACCTTGACCACTACTACCAGGAAGAACTGCCGGCCGTGCTCAAG GCCCTGGTCAGCGAGCTGTTGGAACACCTGAGGGACCCGCTGACTTCACTGAGCCGCATGGAGCTGGAAGCTGCAGAGGTGGCTCTGGAGCATGCCCACCGTGGGGGGCAAGCGACCTCCCAG GTAAGCTGGGAGCAGGATCTGGAGCTTTTTCTTCAGGAGCCCGGAGTATTCTCCCCCACCACAGCTCAGCAGTTTCAGCCAGCAGGGAATGATCAG GTGTGTGTCCTGGAGCTCGAGCGGGGCGCAGGAGGTGTGGCCGGGGAGAGTGGCCTGGAGAAAGAAGTTCAACGCTGGACGAGCCGAGCTGCCCGAGACTACAAGATCCAGAACCATGGGCAGCGG GTGCTGCAGCGGCTGGAGCAGAGGCGGCAGCAGGCTTCAGAGCGGGAGGCTCCAGGCATAGAACAGCGGCTGCAGGAAGTGAGGGAGAGCATCCGGCGGGCACAG GTGAGCCAGGTGAAGGGGGCTGCCCGGCTGGCCCTGCTGCAGGGGGCTGGCCTGGATGTGCAGCACTGGCTGAAGCCAGCCATGACCCAGGCCCAGGTTGAGGTAGAGCAGGAGCGACGGCTCAGCGAGGCCCGGCTGTCCCAGAGGGACCTCTCTCCCACG GCTGAGGATGCTGAACTGTCTGACTTTGAGGAATGTGAGGAGACGGGGGAGCTCTTTGAGGAGCCCGcccccccagccctggccaccaggcccctcccctgccctgtccATGTGGTGTTTGGCTATCAG GCAGGACATGAGGACGAGCTGACCATCACAGAGGGCGAGTGGCTGGAGGTCATAGAGGAGGGAGATGCCGACGAATGGGTCAAG GCTCGGAACCAGCACGGTGAGGTAGGCTTTGTCCCTGAGCGGTATCTCAACTTCCCGGACCTCTCCTTCCCTGAGAGCAGCCATGACAGCGACAATCCTTCGGGGGCAGAGCCCACAG CGTTCCTGGCCTGCGCCCTGTACAGCTACACGGGACAGAGCGCAGAGGAACTGAGCTTCCCCGAGGGGGCGCTTATCCGCCTGCTGCCCCGGACCCAGGATGGAGTGGATGATGGCTTCTGGAGGGGAGAATTTGGGGGCCATGTTGGGGTCTTCCCCTCCCTGCTGGTGGAGGAGCTACTTGGCCCCCCAGGGCCATCTGAACTGTCAGACCCTGAACAG ATCCTGccatccccttcccctcccagcttctcccctcctgcacccaccTCTGCCTTGGATGGCTCGCCTGCACCTGTCCTGCCCGGTG ACCAAGACCTGGACTGCCCTGGACCCCTGGATGTGGTGGCGCCTCGACTCAGGCCG ATGCGTCCACCGCCTCCCCCGCCAGCTAAAGCCCCGGATCCTGGCCACCCAGATCCTCTCACCTGA
- the FCHSD1 gene encoding F-BAR and double SH3 domains protein 1 isoform X6, whose protein sequence is MGRMVFGAWRCLLDATMAGGQARLQASDRYRDLAGGTGRSAKEQVLRKGAENLQRAQAEVLQSVRELSRSRKLYGQRERVWALAQEKAADVQARLNRSDHGLFHTRTSLQKLSTKLSVQSAQYSQQLRAARNEYLLNLVATNAHLDHYYQEELPAVLKALVSELLEHLRDPLTSLSRMELEAAEVALEHAHRGGQATSQVSWEQDLELFLQEPGVFSPTTAQQFQPAGNDQVCVLELERGAGGVAGESGLEKEVQRWTSRAARDYKIQNHGQRVLQRLEQRRQQASEREAPGIEQRLQEVRESIRRAQVSQVKGAARLALLQGAGLDVQHWLKPAMTQAQVEVEQERRLSEARLSQRDLSPTAEDAELSDFEECEETGELFEEPAPPALATRPLPCPVHVVFGYQAGHEDELTITEGEWLEVIEEGDADEWVKARNQHGEVGFVPERYLNFPDLSFPESSHDSDNPSGAEPTAFLACALYSYTGQSAEELSFPEGALIRLLPRTQDGVDDGFWRGEFGGHVGVFPSLLVEELLGPPGPSELSDPEQILPSPSPPSFSPPAPTSALDGSPAPVLPGDQDLDCPGPLDVVAPRLRPMRPPPPPPAKAPDPGHPDPLT, encoded by the exons ATGGGCAG GATGGTGTTTGGTGCCTGGCGCTGCCTGCTGGATGCCACCATGGCTGGGGGCCAAGCCCGGCTCCAGGCATCTGACCGATACCGTGACCTGGCAGGAGGCACAGGGCGGAGCGCTAAGGAGCAGGTGCTTAGGAAG GGAGCAGAGAACCTCCAGAGGGCGCAGGCCGAGGTGCTGCAGTCTGTCCGGGAGCTGAGCCGAAGTCGAAAGCTGTATGGGCAGCGTGAACGGGTGTGGGCCTTGGCACAGGAGAAGGCGGCTGATGTCCAGGCCAG GCTTAACCGAAGTGACCATGGCCTCTTCCACACTCGGACCAGTCTCCAGAAACTCAGCACCAAG CTGTCTGTCCAGTCGGCCCAGTACTCCCAGCAGCTGAGAGCGGCCCGCAATGAGTACCTGCTCAACTTGGTGGCCACCAATGCCCACCTTGACCACTACTACCAGGAAGAACTGCCGGCCGTGCTCAAG GCCCTGGTCAGCGAGCTGTTGGAACACCTGAGGGACCCGCTGACTTCACTGAGCCGCATGGAGCTGGAAGCTGCAGAGGTGGCTCTGGAGCATGCCCACCGTGGGGGGCAAGCGACCTCCCAG GTAAGCTGGGAGCAGGATCTGGAGCTTTTTCTTCAGGAGCCCGGAGTATTCTCCCCCACCACAGCTCAGCAGTTTCAGCCAGCAGGGAATGATCAG GTGTGTGTCCTGGAGCTCGAGCGGGGCGCAGGAGGTGTGGCCGGGGAGAGTGGCCTGGAGAAAGAAGTTCAACGCTGGACGAGCCGAGCTGCCCGAGACTACAAGATCCAGAACCATGGGCAGCGG GTGCTGCAGCGGCTGGAGCAGAGGCGGCAGCAGGCTTCAGAGCGGGAGGCTCCAGGCATAGAACAGCGGCTGCAGGAAGTGAGGGAGAGCATCCGGCGGGCACAG GTGAGCCAGGTGAAGGGGGCTGCCCGGCTGGCCCTGCTGCAGGGGGCTGGCCTGGATGTGCAGCACTGGCTGAAGCCAGCCATGACCCAGGCCCAGGTTGAGGTAGAGCAGGAGCGACGGCTCAGCGAGGCCCGGCTGTCCCAGAGGGACCTCTCTCCCACG GCTGAGGATGCTGAACTGTCTGACTTTGAGGAATGTGAGGAGACGGGGGAGCTCTTTGAGGAGCCCGcccccccagccctggccaccaggcccctcccctgccctgtccATGTGGTGTTTGGCTATCAG GCAGGACATGAGGACGAGCTGACCATCACAGAGGGCGAGTGGCTGGAGGTCATAGAGGAGGGAGATGCCGACGAATGGGTCAAG GCTCGGAACCAGCACGGTGAGGTAGGCTTTGTCCCTGAGCGGTATCTCAACTTCCCGGACCTCTCCTTCCCTGAGAGCAGCCATGACAGCGACAATCCTTCGGGGGCAGAGCCCACAG CGTTCCTGGCCTGCGCCCTGTACAGCTACACGGGACAGAGCGCAGAGGAACTGAGCTTCCCCGAGGGGGCGCTTATCCGCCTGCTGCCCCGGACCCAGGATGGAGTGGATGATGGCTTCTGGAGGGGAGAATTTGGGGGCCATGTTGGGGTCTTCCCCTCCCTGCTGGTGGAGGAGCTACTTGGCCCCCCAGGGCCATCTGAACTGTCAGACCCTGAACAG ATCCTGccatccccttcccctcccagcttctcccctcctgcacccaccTCTGCCTTGGATGGCTCGCCTGCACCTGTCCTGCCCGGTG ACCAAGACCTGGACTGCCCTGGACCCCTGGATGTGGTGGCGCCTCGACTCAGGCCG ATGCGTCCACCGCCTCCCCCGCCAGCTAAAGCCCCGGATCCTGGCCACCCAGATCCTCTCACCTGA
- the FCHSD1 gene encoding F-BAR and double SH3 domains protein 1 isoform X2 produces MQPPPRKVKPSQEVKLRFLEQLNILQTRQQREADLLEDIRSYSKQRAAIEREYGQALQKLAGPFLKREGHRSGEMDSRMVFGAWRCLLDATMAGGQARLQASDRYRDLAGGTGRSAKEQVLRKGAENLQRAQAEVLQSVRELSRSRKLYGQRERVWALAQEKAADVQARLNRSDHGLFHTRTSLQKLSTKLSVQSAQYSQQLRAARNEYLLNLVATNAHLDHYYQEELPAVLKALVSELLEHLRDPLTSLSRMELEAAEVALEHAHRGGQATSQVSWEQDLELFLQEPGVFSPTTAQQFQPAGNDQVCVLELERGAGGVAGESGLEKEVQRWTSRAARDYKIQNHGQRVLQRLEQRRQQASEREAPGIEQRLQEVRESIRRAQVSQVKGAARLALLQGAGLDVQHWLKPAMTQAQVEVEQERRLSEARLSQRDLSPTAEDAELSDFEECEETGELFEEPAPPALATRPLPCPVHVVFGYQAGHEDELTITEGEWLEVIEEGDADEWVKARNQHGEVGFVPERYLNFPDLSFPESSHDSDNPSGAEPTAFLACALYSYTGQSAEELSFPEGALIRLLPRTQDGVDDGFWRGEFGGHVGVFPSLLVEELLGPPGPSELSDPEQILPSPSPPSFSPPAPTSALDGSPAPVLPGDQDLDCPGPLDVVAPRLRPMRPPPPPPAKAPDPGHPDPLT; encoded by the exons ATGCAGCCGCCGCCCCGAAAA GTGAAGCCATCCCAGGAGGTGAAGCTTCGCTTCCTGGAGCAGCTGAACATCCTTCAGACCCGGCAGCAGAGAGAGGCGGACCTACTGGAGGATATCAG ATCCTACAGCAAGCAGAGGGCAGCCATTGAACGGGAGTATGGGCAG GCACTCCAGAAACTGGCTGGGCCATTTCTGAAGAGGGAAGGACACCGGAGTGGGGAGATGGACAGCAG GATGGTGTTTGGTGCCTGGCGCTGCCTGCTGGATGCCACCATGGCTGGGGGCCAAGCCCGGCTCCAGGCATCTGACCGATACCGTGACCTGGCAGGAGGCACAGGGCGGAGCGCTAAGGAGCAGGTGCTTAGGAAG GGAGCAGAGAACCTCCAGAGGGCGCAGGCCGAGGTGCTGCAGTCTGTCCGGGAGCTGAGCCGAAGTCGAAAGCTGTATGGGCAGCGTGAACGGGTGTGGGCCTTGGCACAGGAGAAGGCGGCTGATGTCCAGGCCAG GCTTAACCGAAGTGACCATGGCCTCTTCCACACTCGGACCAGTCTCCAGAAACTCAGCACCAAG CTGTCTGTCCAGTCGGCCCAGTACTCCCAGCAGCTGAGAGCGGCCCGCAATGAGTACCTGCTCAACTTGGTGGCCACCAATGCCCACCTTGACCACTACTACCAGGAAGAACTGCCGGCCGTGCTCAAG GCCCTGGTCAGCGAGCTGTTGGAACACCTGAGGGACCCGCTGACTTCACTGAGCCGCATGGAGCTGGAAGCTGCAGAGGTGGCTCTGGAGCATGCCCACCGTGGGGGGCAAGCGACCTCCCAG GTAAGCTGGGAGCAGGATCTGGAGCTTTTTCTTCAGGAGCCCGGAGTATTCTCCCCCACCACAGCTCAGCAGTTTCAGCCAGCAGGGAATGATCAG GTGTGTGTCCTGGAGCTCGAGCGGGGCGCAGGAGGTGTGGCCGGGGAGAGTGGCCTGGAGAAAGAAGTTCAACGCTGGACGAGCCGAGCTGCCCGAGACTACAAGATCCAGAACCATGGGCAGCGG GTGCTGCAGCGGCTGGAGCAGAGGCGGCAGCAGGCTTCAGAGCGGGAGGCTCCAGGCATAGAACAGCGGCTGCAGGAAGTGAGGGAGAGCATCCGGCGGGCACAG GTGAGCCAGGTGAAGGGGGCTGCCCGGCTGGCCCTGCTGCAGGGGGCTGGCCTGGATGTGCAGCACTGGCTGAAGCCAGCCATGACCCAGGCCCAGGTTGAGGTAGAGCAGGAGCGACGGCTCAGCGAGGCCCGGCTGTCCCAGAGGGACCTCTCTCCCACG GCTGAGGATGCTGAACTGTCTGACTTTGAGGAATGTGAGGAGACGGGGGAGCTCTTTGAGGAGCCCGcccccccagccctggccaccaggcccctcccctgccctgtccATGTGGTGTTTGGCTATCAG GCAGGACATGAGGACGAGCTGACCATCACAGAGGGCGAGTGGCTGGAGGTCATAGAGGAGGGAGATGCCGACGAATGGGTCAAG GCTCGGAACCAGCACGGTGAGGTAGGCTTTGTCCCTGAGCGGTATCTCAACTTCCCGGACCTCTCCTTCCCTGAGAGCAGCCATGACAGCGACAATCCTTCGGGGGCAGAGCCCACAG CGTTCCTGGCCTGCGCCCTGTACAGCTACACGGGACAGAGCGCAGAGGAACTGAGCTTCCCCGAGGGGGCGCTTATCCGCCTGCTGCCCCGGACCCAGGATGGAGTGGATGATGGCTTCTGGAGGGGAGAATTTGGGGGCCATGTTGGGGTCTTCCCCTCCCTGCTGGTGGAGGAGCTACTTGGCCCCCCAGGGCCATCTGAACTGTCAGACCCTGAACAG ATCCTGccatccccttcccctcccagcttctcccctcctgcacccaccTCTGCCTTGGATGGCTCGCCTGCACCTGTCCTGCCCGGTG ACCAAGACCTGGACTGCCCTGGACCCCTGGATGTGGTGGCGCCTCGACTCAGGCCG ATGCGTCCACCGCCTCCCCCGCCAGCTAAAGCCCCGGATCCTGGCCACCCAGATCCTCTCACCTGA
- the FCHSD1 gene encoding F-BAR and double SH3 domains protein 1 isoform X5, whose amino-acid sequence MDSRMVFGAWRCLLDATMAGGQARLQASDRYRDLAGGTGRSAKEQVLRKGAENLQRAQAEVLQSVRELSRSRKLYGQRERVWALAQEKAADVQARLNRSDHGLFHTRTSLQKLSTKLSVQSAQYSQQLRAARNEYLLNLVATNAHLDHYYQEELPAVLKALVSELLEHLRDPLTSLSRMELEAAEVALEHAHRGGQATSQVSWEQDLELFLQEPGVFSPTTAQQFQPAGNDQVCVLELERGAGGVAGESGLEKEVQRWTSRAARDYKIQNHGQRVLQRLEQRRQQASEREAPGIEQRLQEVRESIRRAQVSQVKGAARLALLQGAGLDVQHWLKPAMTQAQVEVEQERRLSEARLSQRDLSPTAEDAELSDFEECEETGELFEEPAPPALATRPLPCPVHVVFGYQAGHEDELTITEGEWLEVIEEGDADEWVKARNQHGEVGFVPERYLNFPDLSFPESSHDSDNPSGAEPTAFLACALYSYTGQSAEELSFPEGALIRLLPRTQDGVDDGFWRGEFGGHVGVFPSLLVEELLGPPGPSELSDPEQILPSPSPPSFSPPAPTSALDGSPAPVLPGDQDLDCPGPLDVVAPRLRPMRPPPPPPAKAPDPGHPDPLT is encoded by the exons ATGGACAGCAG GATGGTGTTTGGTGCCTGGCGCTGCCTGCTGGATGCCACCATGGCTGGGGGCCAAGCCCGGCTCCAGGCATCTGACCGATACCGTGACCTGGCAGGAGGCACAGGGCGGAGCGCTAAGGAGCAGGTGCTTAGGAAG GGAGCAGAGAACCTCCAGAGGGCGCAGGCCGAGGTGCTGCAGTCTGTCCGGGAGCTGAGCCGAAGTCGAAAGCTGTATGGGCAGCGTGAACGGGTGTGGGCCTTGGCACAGGAGAAGGCGGCTGATGTCCAGGCCAG GCTTAACCGAAGTGACCATGGCCTCTTCCACACTCGGACCAGTCTCCAGAAACTCAGCACCAAG CTGTCTGTCCAGTCGGCCCAGTACTCCCAGCAGCTGAGAGCGGCCCGCAATGAGTACCTGCTCAACTTGGTGGCCACCAATGCCCACCTTGACCACTACTACCAGGAAGAACTGCCGGCCGTGCTCAAG GCCCTGGTCAGCGAGCTGTTGGAACACCTGAGGGACCCGCTGACTTCACTGAGCCGCATGGAGCTGGAAGCTGCAGAGGTGGCTCTGGAGCATGCCCACCGTGGGGGGCAAGCGACCTCCCAG GTAAGCTGGGAGCAGGATCTGGAGCTTTTTCTTCAGGAGCCCGGAGTATTCTCCCCCACCACAGCTCAGCAGTTTCAGCCAGCAGGGAATGATCAG GTGTGTGTCCTGGAGCTCGAGCGGGGCGCAGGAGGTGTGGCCGGGGAGAGTGGCCTGGAGAAAGAAGTTCAACGCTGGACGAGCCGAGCTGCCCGAGACTACAAGATCCAGAACCATGGGCAGCGG GTGCTGCAGCGGCTGGAGCAGAGGCGGCAGCAGGCTTCAGAGCGGGAGGCTCCAGGCATAGAACAGCGGCTGCAGGAAGTGAGGGAGAGCATCCGGCGGGCACAG GTGAGCCAGGTGAAGGGGGCTGCCCGGCTGGCCCTGCTGCAGGGGGCTGGCCTGGATGTGCAGCACTGGCTGAAGCCAGCCATGACCCAGGCCCAGGTTGAGGTAGAGCAGGAGCGACGGCTCAGCGAGGCCCGGCTGTCCCAGAGGGACCTCTCTCCCACG GCTGAGGATGCTGAACTGTCTGACTTTGAGGAATGTGAGGAGACGGGGGAGCTCTTTGAGGAGCCCGcccccccagccctggccaccaggcccctcccctgccctgtccATGTGGTGTTTGGCTATCAG GCAGGACATGAGGACGAGCTGACCATCACAGAGGGCGAGTGGCTGGAGGTCATAGAGGAGGGAGATGCCGACGAATGGGTCAAG GCTCGGAACCAGCACGGTGAGGTAGGCTTTGTCCCTGAGCGGTATCTCAACTTCCCGGACCTCTCCTTCCCTGAGAGCAGCCATGACAGCGACAATCCTTCGGGGGCAGAGCCCACAG CGTTCCTGGCCTGCGCCCTGTACAGCTACACGGGACAGAGCGCAGAGGAACTGAGCTTCCCCGAGGGGGCGCTTATCCGCCTGCTGCCCCGGACCCAGGATGGAGTGGATGATGGCTTCTGGAGGGGAGAATTTGGGGGCCATGTTGGGGTCTTCCCCTCCCTGCTGGTGGAGGAGCTACTTGGCCCCCCAGGGCCATCTGAACTGTCAGACCCTGAACAG ATCCTGccatccccttcccctcccagcttctcccctcctgcacccaccTCTGCCTTGGATGGCTCGCCTGCACCTGTCCTGCCCGGTG ACCAAGACCTGGACTGCCCTGGACCCCTGGATGTGGTGGCGCCTCGACTCAGGCCG ATGCGTCCACCGCCTCCCCCGCCAGCTAAAGCCCCGGATCCTGGCCACCCAGATCCTCTCACCTGA
- the FCHSD1 gene encoding F-BAR and double SH3 domains protein 1 isoform X4, with product MGRLSLGRGRMVFGAWRCLLDATMAGGQARLQASDRYRDLAGGTGRSAKEQVLRKGAENLQRAQAEVLQSVRELSRSRKLYGQRERVWALAQEKAADVQARLNRSDHGLFHTRTSLQKLSTKLSVQSAQYSQQLRAARNEYLLNLVATNAHLDHYYQEELPAVLKALVSELLEHLRDPLTSLSRMELEAAEVALEHAHRGGQATSQVSWEQDLELFLQEPGVFSPTTAQQFQPAGNDQVCVLELERGAGGVAGESGLEKEVQRWTSRAARDYKIQNHGQRVLQRLEQRRQQASEREAPGIEQRLQEVRESIRRAQVSQVKGAARLALLQGAGLDVQHWLKPAMTQAQVEVEQERRLSEARLSQRDLSPTAEDAELSDFEECEETGELFEEPAPPALATRPLPCPVHVVFGYQAGHEDELTITEGEWLEVIEEGDADEWVKARNQHGEVGFVPERYLNFPDLSFPESSHDSDNPSGAEPTAFLACALYSYTGQSAEELSFPEGALIRLLPRTQDGVDDGFWRGEFGGHVGVFPSLLVEELLGPPGPSELSDPEQILPSPSPPSFSPPAPTSALDGSPAPVLPGDQDLDCPGPLDVVAPRLRPMRPPPPPPAKAPDPGHPDPLT from the exons ATGGGCAG ACTTTCTCTGGGGAGAGGCAGGATGGTGTTTGGTGCCTGGCGCTGCCTGCTGGATGCCACCATGGCTGGGGGCCAAGCCCGGCTCCAGGCATCTGACCGATACCGTGACCTGGCAGGAGGCACAGGGCGGAGCGCTAAGGAGCAGGTGCTTAGGAAG GGAGCAGAGAACCTCCAGAGGGCGCAGGCCGAGGTGCTGCAGTCTGTCCGGGAGCTGAGCCGAAGTCGAAAGCTGTATGGGCAGCGTGAACGGGTGTGGGCCTTGGCACAGGAGAAGGCGGCTGATGTCCAGGCCAG GCTTAACCGAAGTGACCATGGCCTCTTCCACACTCGGACCAGTCTCCAGAAACTCAGCACCAAG CTGTCTGTCCAGTCGGCCCAGTACTCCCAGCAGCTGAGAGCGGCCCGCAATGAGTACCTGCTCAACTTGGTGGCCACCAATGCCCACCTTGACCACTACTACCAGGAAGAACTGCCGGCCGTGCTCAAG GCCCTGGTCAGCGAGCTGTTGGAACACCTGAGGGACCCGCTGACTTCACTGAGCCGCATGGAGCTGGAAGCTGCAGAGGTGGCTCTGGAGCATGCCCACCGTGGGGGGCAAGCGACCTCCCAG GTAAGCTGGGAGCAGGATCTGGAGCTTTTTCTTCAGGAGCCCGGAGTATTCTCCCCCACCACAGCTCAGCAGTTTCAGCCAGCAGGGAATGATCAG GTGTGTGTCCTGGAGCTCGAGCGGGGCGCAGGAGGTGTGGCCGGGGAGAGTGGCCTGGAGAAAGAAGTTCAACGCTGGACGAGCCGAGCTGCCCGAGACTACAAGATCCAGAACCATGGGCAGCGG GTGCTGCAGCGGCTGGAGCAGAGGCGGCAGCAGGCTTCAGAGCGGGAGGCTCCAGGCATAGAACAGCGGCTGCAGGAAGTGAGGGAGAGCATCCGGCGGGCACAG GTGAGCCAGGTGAAGGGGGCTGCCCGGCTGGCCCTGCTGCAGGGGGCTGGCCTGGATGTGCAGCACTGGCTGAAGCCAGCCATGACCCAGGCCCAGGTTGAGGTAGAGCAGGAGCGACGGCTCAGCGAGGCCCGGCTGTCCCAGAGGGACCTCTCTCCCACG GCTGAGGATGCTGAACTGTCTGACTTTGAGGAATGTGAGGAGACGGGGGAGCTCTTTGAGGAGCCCGcccccccagccctggccaccaggcccctcccctgccctgtccATGTGGTGTTTGGCTATCAG GCAGGACATGAGGACGAGCTGACCATCACAGAGGGCGAGTGGCTGGAGGTCATAGAGGAGGGAGATGCCGACGAATGGGTCAAG GCTCGGAACCAGCACGGTGAGGTAGGCTTTGTCCCTGAGCGGTATCTCAACTTCCCGGACCTCTCCTTCCCTGAGAGCAGCCATGACAGCGACAATCCTTCGGGGGCAGAGCCCACAG CGTTCCTGGCCTGCGCCCTGTACAGCTACACGGGACAGAGCGCAGAGGAACTGAGCTTCCCCGAGGGGGCGCTTATCCGCCTGCTGCCCCGGACCCAGGATGGAGTGGATGATGGCTTCTGGAGGGGAGAATTTGGGGGCCATGTTGGGGTCTTCCCCTCCCTGCTGGTGGAGGAGCTACTTGGCCCCCCAGGGCCATCTGAACTGTCAGACCCTGAACAG ATCCTGccatccccttcccctcccagcttctcccctcctgcacccaccTCTGCCTTGGATGGCTCGCCTGCACCTGTCCTGCCCGGTG ACCAAGACCTGGACTGCCCTGGACCCCTGGATGTGGTGGCGCCTCGACTCAGGCCG ATGCGTCCACCGCCTCCCCCGCCAGCTAAAGCCCCGGATCCTGGCCACCCAGATCCTCTCACCTGA